The Eremothecium cymbalariae DBVPG#7215 chromosome 8, complete sequence genome has a window encoding:
- the MCD4 gene encoding mannose-ethanolamine phosphotransferase MCD4 (similar to Ashbya gossypii AEL113C), with amino-acid sequence MRTSHRVAFIAVGVLFHAFYLWSIFDIYFVSPLVHGMKHYVSTEQPPAKRLFLIVGDGLRADTTFDKITYPSAGEAEFLAPFIRSLVMNNATYGISHTRMPTESRPGHVSMIAGFYEDVSAVTKGWKENPVNFDSVFNQSAHTYSFGSPDILPMFKDGASDPNKVSAWMYGHEFEDFTQSSIELDAYVFRHLDQLFRNSTVNATLNEEIFQDGNVFFLHLLGCDTAGHSYRPYSAEYYDNVKYIDKQISLLVDKVRDFFGDDDTAFLFTADHGMSAFGSHGDGHPNNTRTPLVAWGAGLNKPVRNKHPIHDNYTKNWELSDIKRNDVNQADIASLMSYLIGANYPANSVGELPLSYIDASETEKLHALYNNARAIVEQYLVKESEVMESQLRYKRYPPFAQKSHAAYIQEIELLIDQIAQGEKYLEPTAIKLTEELMGIALEGLQYLTQYNWRLLRTIVTLGFIGWIIYSISVFLGSFILKTKYETKTSTFNYLFFGGLGTSLTYLLYYQRSPFNYYMYLFFPLYFWSQIITNSQVLYDGIREFFTGVSTVESIGIGTVVILLYEGIVYGFFARWIFTLIFNVLTIYPFLCGIKSVKTNLFWILNSMCISVFTLFDAVKIESLVQINVSGILILFSTLYGIWAVSNRMDSYTRSVLLFQALLIGLMLGVTNKSIISLQNREGLPNDARISGWAILLISLIIMPILNCLKPNNDYRVRLLIIYATFAPAFIILTISFESFFYILFTSYIFQWIELESQIRALNVASRNTKNCMSLLRVSAIGFFLLQVAFFGTGNVASISSFSLDSVYRLLPIFDPFPMGALLMLKLIVPYIILSIGLGMMNLQLDIKAYTVSTLILSTSDILSLNFFFLLKTQGSWLDIGITISNYCLAILSSLFMLILELSSHLLLKNVTAANVPAGTRKGRKSQ; translated from the coding sequence ATGCGGACTAGTCATAGGGTGGCCTTCATTGCTGTTGGAGTTCTATTCCACGCATTTTACTTATGGtccatttttgatatatattttgtttctCCGCTAGTTCATGGTATGAAGCATTATGTTAGTACTGAGCAGCCGCCAGCCAAAAGGCTGTTTTTAATTGTGGGAGATGGATTACGAGCAGATACGACGTTTGATAAGATTACTTACCCGTCTGCAGGAGAGGCAGAGTTCTTGGCTCCATTTATTAGAAGTTTGGTTATGAACAATGCAACATATGGTATATCACATACTAGAATGCCGACAGAATCAAGACCCGGGCATGTTTCTATGATTGCAGGGTTTTACGAGGATGTCAGTGCTGTTACCAAAGGTTGGAAGGAGAACCCAGTAAATTTTGACAGTGTATTCAACCAATCTGCGCATACTTATTCCTTTGGATCGCCAGATATTTTACCAATGTTTAAGGACGGTGCATCTGACCCAAATAAGGTTAGTGCGTGGATGTATGGTcatgaatttgaagatttcaCTCAGTCATCGATTGAATTAGATGCGTATGTGTTTAGGCATCTGGATCAATTGTTTCGCAATTCTACTGTTAATGCTACGTTAAATGAGGAGATATTCCAAGATGGAAATGTCTTTTTCTTGCATTTATTGGGATGTGATACTGCCGGTCATTCATATAGACCGTATTCCGCTGAATATTATGACAATGTGAAATACATTGACAAACAGATTTCGCTACTAGTTGACAAAGTGCGTGATTTCTTTGGCGATGATGACACAGCATTTTTGTTCACAGCGGATCATGGTATGAGTGCTTTTGGATCACATGGTGATGGTCATCCAAATAATACTAGGACCCCATTAGTAGCTTGGGGGGCTGGGTTAAATAAGCCTGTAAGAAACAAACATCCAATACACGATAACTATACCAAGAATTGGGAATTATCCGACATAAAGCGTAATGATGTTAACCAGGCTGATATTGCTTCCCTAATGTCGTACTTAATCGGGGCCAATTATCCAGCTAATTCCGTGGGCGAGTTGCCACTATCCTATATTGATGCTAGTGAGACAGAAAAGTTACATGCACTGTACAACAATGCTAGGGCGATAGTAGAACAGTATCTTGTCAAAGAGAGCGAGGTCATGGAATCTCAATTAAGGTACAAAAGATACCCACCATTTGCTCAAAAATCTCACGCAGCTTACattcaagaaattgaattaTTGATCGATCAAATTGCTCAAGGCGAGAAATACCTGGAACCAACTGCTATTAAATTAACTGAAGAACTAATGGGTATTGCATTAGAAGGATTACAATACCTAACTCAATATAATTGGAGATTGCTGAGAACCATCGTTACTCTTGGTTTCATCGGATGGATTATTTATTCTATATCTGTTTTTTTGGGATCtttcattttgaagacCAAATACGAAACAAAGACGTCTACTTtcaattatttattttttggagGACTTGGCACCTCCTTAACCTACCTATTATATTACCAACGTTCTCCATTCAATTACTATatgtatttgttttttccaTTGTATTTTTGGAGCCAAATAATTACAAACAGTCAGGTTTTATATGATGGTATAAGGGAATTTTTTACAGGGGTATCTACAGTTGAAAGCATAGGAATTGGTACTGTTGTCATTCTACTTTATGAAGGCATTGTATATGGTTTTTTTGCTCGTTGGATTTTTACGTTAATATTCAATGTTCTGACTATCTACCCGTTTCTATGCGGAATAAAAAGCGTTAAAACTAACCTATTCTGGATCTTAAACAGTATGTGTATATCCGTGTTCACATTATTCGATGCTGTAAAAATCGAAAGTCTGGTACAGATAAATGTTTCTGggatattaatattattcagTACACTATATGGGATATGGGCTGTTTCTAACCGAATGGACAGTTATACTAGAAGCGTTCTATTGTTTCAAGCTCTGCTAATTGGTCTAATGCTTGGTGTGACTAACAAATCGATCATATCCTTGCAAAATAGGGAAGGACTTCCAAATGATGCTAGAATTAGTGGATGGGCCATTCTTCTAATCTCCCTAATCATTATGCCAATACTGAACTGTTTAAAGCCGAATAACGATTATAGGGTGAGGCTTTTAATTATTTACGCAACTTTTGCTCCGGCATTTATTATCCTGACCATCTCCTTTGAATCTTTCTTCTACATTCTATTCACAAGTTACATCTTCCAGTGGATAGAACTCGAATCCCAAATAAGAGCTTTAAATGTCGCATCAAGAAATACCAAAAACTGCATGAGCCTATTGCGAGTTTCAGCTATTGGATTTTTCCTTCTACAAGTTGCATTCTTTGGTACCGGAAATGTCGCATCCATATCTTCTTTCTCCCTCGATTCTGTCTACAGGCTACTACCGATATTTGATCCGTTCCCAATGGGTGCCTTATTGATGTTAAAATTAATTGTACCTTACATCATTTTGTCAATTGGCCTAGGTATGATGAATCTACAACTGGATATAAAAGCCTACACAGTATCCACACTTATACTCTCCACTAGC